The sequence AGTGGTGACCGCGCCGTGCTCGACGACGTGGTGACGGGACTCAAACGGCTGCTCGAACGGAAAGGAGCGGAGTGCAAAGGTCCGCACTCCTCGTCGCCGGACCGACTGAGCGTCCCGCAGTACCGAACTCTCACGCGCGGCCGGGAGTTCTCGCCGTGGTCGTACACGGTGTACACGCGCCGACTCGAAATCCACGGCGCGGACCAGATCGCCCGCAGCGTCGCCGAGCGGCAGTTCCCCGACAGCGTCCACGTCGAAATCGAGATCGAGCAGAAGAAACCGCTCGGCCACCGCCAGAACTGACCTGCACCGGCGGAACTGGTATCTTCTCGTCGACGGTCGCCGTCCGTCTCAGAACGACGCCTCGGACCTGTCGAGCACCGCGAGCAGCTCCGCGGTGCCCCGATGCGACGCGGCGTCGAAGGAGTCGACGCGGATGCGCACTTTCCGGTCGAGGAGTTCCCCGTCCGGGTCGAGTTCGACGTCGTCCGCGGTCGTCGCGAGTCGCAACACCGTGTCGCCGATGCGGACGACCGGGGTGTCGCCGTCGACGCCGGTGACGTACGCTACCAGTCGGTCGCCGACGTCGTACGAGGGGGTGCTCGTCCGGAACGTCCACCCTGCGAGGAGCTTTCGGAACGCCCCACCGCCGTCGGTCCGCGCGTCGCGCTGCGACGAGCGGTCGCTCATACGCGACTCACCTCCTCGGAGACGCGGTCGGGGACGTACTCGCGGCCGTAGCCGGTGACCGCCGCGAAGACGAACACGCCGACGAGGAACCAGCCGTGGAACACGTACGGCCAGACCGAGGCGGGGTTGACGAGCATCGCCTGCGTGAACCACTCGTACTCCTCGGGCAGGCCGAGCATCACCGAGTAGCCCGCGAGCACGCCGCCGCCCCACGGGAAGATGTAACCGAGCGCCGAGGTGTTGGCGTCGAGGATGTTGGCCCGACGGTAGCCGTTGATGTTGAACCGACGGCCGAGCGTCGAGACGTACGGCGCGATGGCGATTTCGGCGGCCGTGTTGATGGTTATCATCGCGTTGACCAGCGCCGTGCCGAGCACCATCGTCAGTTCCGAGCGCCGGACCGAGGTGGCGACGCGGTTCAACAGCACGTCCTGGATGGCCTCGAAGCCGCCGCCGCGCTGGAGCACCTTCGCGCCCGCGACGATGAGCAACACGAGGACGATGAG is a genomic window of Haloprofundus halophilus containing:
- a CDS encoding uS10/mL48 family ribosomal protein, encoding MTFVTKLTFESGDRAVLDDVVTGLKRLLERKGAECKGPHSSSPDRLSVPQYRTLTRGREFSPWSYTVYTRRLEIHGADQIARSVAERQFPDSVHVEIEIEQKKPLGHRQN
- a CDS encoding DUF7513 family protein, whose product is MSDRSSQRDARTDGGGAFRKLLAGWTFRTSTPSYDVGDRLVAYVTGVDGDTPVVRIGDTVLRLATTADDVELDPDGELLDRKVRIRVDSFDAASHRGTAELLAVLDRSEASF